One window of the Alphaproteobacteria bacterium genome contains the following:
- a CDS encoding FGGY family carbohydrate kinase, with translation MPDLVVGLDSSTQSTKAIAWDRAGNEIAHGRAPVTLSNPAMFCFEQDPDEWWSACGTAFRGLFAKVDPARVAGVAISNQRETVAFLDEAGRSVRPAMIWLDERARAYVAPIVEAIGHDRLHRITGRPPDVIPVLFRLAWMKDHEPEAYARTAWFADVQGFLVEKLTGNRRTGWTSADPMGLYDLEAKRWSAELLGYLGLEEARLSQALAPGSEMGRVTAAAAAATGLAAGTPIFAAGGDGQCAGLGAGCIRSDRAYVNLGTALVGGIWSPDYLCTPAWRTELAAQGEGYIFETCVRSGAFLINWFTDNLLGSADRGATLAALEKRAAAVPIGSGGVMALPYWSGAMDPHWDASARGCLFGMGGNHDVAHVYRALLEGLTLHQVAALAEVEVHAGIRINEYVLIGGGAASALWRQILADAAGLPVLVGETVEASSLGAAMAAACGAGWYPSITAAAQAMLGPTTATEPIPANTAAYRELLQIFRDLYGATADINHRLVDFAVRRQAEAGGKA, from the coding sequence GTGCCCGATCTTGTCGTCGGCCTGGACAGCAGCACGCAGAGCACAAAGGCGATCGCCTGGGATCGCGCCGGCAACGAGATCGCACACGGGCGCGCGCCGGTAACGCTCTCCAACCCGGCGATGTTCTGCTTCGAGCAGGATCCCGACGAATGGTGGAGTGCCTGCGGCACCGCGTTCCGCGGGCTGTTCGCCAAGGTCGACCCCGCCCGCGTCGCCGGCGTGGCGATATCGAACCAGCGCGAGACGGTTGCCTTCCTCGACGAGGCGGGCCGGTCGGTGCGGCCGGCGATGATCTGGCTGGACGAGCGGGCGCGGGCCTATGTCGCCCCGATCGTCGAGGCGATCGGACACGACCGCCTGCACCGGATCACCGGGCGGCCGCCGGACGTGATTCCGGTGCTGTTCCGCCTAGCATGGATGAAGGATCACGAGCCCGAGGCCTATGCCCGCACCGCCTGGTTCGCCGACGTGCAGGGATTCCTGGTCGAGAAGCTGACCGGCAACCGGCGCACCGGCTGGACCAGCGCCGACCCGATGGGTCTGTACGACCTCGAGGCCAAGCGCTGGTCGGCCGAGCTGCTCGGCTATCTGGGCCTGGAGGAGGCGCGGCTGTCGCAGGCGCTGGCGCCGGGTTCGGAAATGGGCCGGGTGACGGCCGCGGCGGCCGCGGCCACCGGGCTGGCCGCGGGCACGCCGATCTTCGCCGCCGGCGGCGACGGCCAGTGCGCCGGGCTCGGTGCCGGCTGCATCCGGTCCGACCGCGCCTATGTCAATCTGGGCACCGCGCTGGTCGGCGGCATCTGGTCGCCGGACTATCTGTGCACGCCGGCCTGGCGCACCGAGCTGGCGGCCCAGGGCGAAGGCTACATCTTCGAGACCTGCGTGCGCTCCGGCGCCTTCCTGATCAACTGGTTCACCGACAACCTGCTGGGCAGCGCCGACCGCGGCGCCACCCTGGCCGCGCTGGAGAAGCGGGCGGCAGCGGTGCCGATCGGCAGCGGCGGCGTGATGGCCCTGCCCTACTGGTCGGGCGCGATGGACCCGCACTGGGACGCCAGCGCCCGCGGCTGCCTGTTCGGCATGGGCGGCAATCACGACGTCGCCCACGTCTATCGCGCCCTGCTGGAGGGGCTGACCCTGCACCAGGTGGCCGCGCTGGCCGAGGTGGAGGTCCACGCCGGCATCCGGATCAACGAATATGTCCTGATCGGCGGCGGTGCGGCCTCCGCGCTCTGGCGCCAGATCCTGGCTGACGCCGCCGGGCTGCCGGTGCTGGTCGGCGAGACCGTCGAGGCATCGTCGCTTGGCGCCGCGATGGCCGCCGCCTGCGGCGCCGGCTGGTACCCCAGCATCACCGCCGCGGCCCAGGCCATGCTCGGCCCGACCACCGCGACCGAGCCGATCCCCGCCAACACCGCCGCCTATCGCGAGCTGTTGCAGATCTTCCGCGACCTGTACGGCGCCACCGCCGACATCAACCACCGCCTGGTCGACTTCGCCGTGCGCCGCCAGGCCGAAGCGGGGGGCAAGGCATGA
- a CDS encoding enolase C-terminal domain-like protein — translation MKRPRITDIKATTVTVPLEAPLRHAMGAHWGRFVRTVVEVETDVGITGLGEMGGGGESAEAAFRGLKAYLVGHDPFELEAMRFKICNPTASLYNNRTQLHAALEFACLDIVGQFLGVPVCDLLGGKLRDTVEFASYLFFRLPNERTGAGEVRTCEQLVEHARELKQRCGFRTHKLKSGVFPPDYELALFRALADAFPQDSVRFDPNAAYSVEEAIRFGRAIEDLNNDYYEDPTWGLNGMRRVRDAVRIPLATNTVVVNFEQLAANALDPAVDVILLDTTFWGGIRPCVKAAGVCETFQTGIAVHSSGELGIQLATMLHLGAVLPNLALAADAHYHQLVDDIIDGGPLRYANGCIAVPTAPGLGVTLDRDKLGRYAELFKELGGYAYDRDPARPGWFQIVPNTRWADPTVAG, via the coding sequence ATGAAGCGACCCCGGATCACCGACATCAAGGCGACCACGGTGACCGTGCCGCTGGAAGCGCCGTTGCGCCACGCGATGGGCGCGCACTGGGGTCGGTTCGTACGCACCGTCGTCGAAGTGGAAACCGATGTCGGCATCACCGGGCTCGGCGAGATGGGCGGCGGCGGCGAATCGGCCGAGGCCGCATTCCGCGGCCTGAAGGCCTATCTGGTCGGCCACGACCCGTTCGAGCTGGAGGCGATGCGGTTCAAGATCTGCAACCCGACCGCCAGCCTGTACAACAACCGCACCCAGCTGCACGCGGCGCTGGAATTCGCCTGCCTGGACATCGTCGGCCAGTTTCTCGGCGTGCCGGTCTGCGACCTGTTGGGCGGCAAGCTGCGCGACACGGTCGAATTCGCCAGCTACCTGTTCTTCCGGCTGCCGAACGAGCGCACCGGGGCGGGCGAGGTGCGCACGTGCGAGCAGCTGGTCGAGCATGCGCGCGAGCTCAAGCAGCGCTGCGGCTTTCGCACCCACAAGCTGAAGAGCGGCGTGTTCCCGCCGGACTACGAGCTGGCGCTGTTCCGCGCGCTGGCCGACGCCTTTCCGCAGGACAGCGTGCGTTTCGACCCGAACGCGGCCTATTCGGTCGAGGAGGCGATCCGCTTCGGCCGCGCGATCGAGGACCTGAACAACGACTATTACGAGGACCCGACCTGGGGCCTGAACGGCATGCGCCGGGTACGCGACGCGGTGCGGATCCCGCTGGCGACCAACACCGTGGTGGTCAATTTCGAGCAGTTGGCGGCCAACGCGCTCGACCCGGCGGTCGACGTGATCCTGCTCGATACCACCTTCTGGGGCGGCATCCGCCCCTGCGTGAAGGCGGCCGGGGTGTGCGAGACCTTCCAGACCGGCATCGCCGTCCATTCCTCCGGCGAGCTCGGCATCCAGCTCGCCACCATGCTGCATCTCGGCGCGGTGCTGCCGAACCTGGCGCTGGCCGCCGACGCGCACTACCACCAGCTGGTCGACGACATCATCGACGGCGGCCCGCTGCGCTACGCGAACGGCTGCATCGCGGTGCCGACCGCGCCCGGCCTCGGCGTCACGCTCGACCGCGACAAGCTCGGCCGCTATGCGGAGCTGTTCAAGGAGCTGGGCGGCTATGCCTATGACCGCGACCCGGCGCGGCCGGGCTGGTTCCAGATCGTGCCGAACACACGCTGGGCCGATCCGACGGTGGCCGGCTAG
- a CDS encoding sugar-binding transcriptional regulator, with protein sequence MTSPNRKSIERREQPQGGEWPEQLAVKICWYYYMLGLTQQEVAERVGTNRVRVNRLLAEARQRGLVQVTINSRLADNVALEQRLIDRYGLQSATVLVTGDPADTEAAERLGRCAAAAVSGFFRDGMTIGIAWGVTLKALARTSPLMALRDVAVVSMLGSLSRRSSVDTFEATTDLASRLNAECYYLPGPIVCDSEAGRETILSQPMVQEVYAKILSADLAIVSVGGMDSATIRRMNVVSEEEYADVMRSDVIGNFLGFFIDSKAQVIDHPVNRRVFAVHPTEYVRIPRRVMVSGGLPKVPAIRALMVEGYLTDLVTDEQTARALLAD encoded by the coding sequence ATGACCAGTCCGAACCGCAAGTCCATCGAGCGCAGGGAGCAGCCGCAGGGCGGGGAGTGGCCGGAGCAGCTGGCCGTCAAGATCTGCTGGTACTACTACATGCTCGGCCTGACCCAGCAGGAGGTCGCGGAACGGGTCGGCACCAACCGTGTGCGGGTCAACCGCCTGCTGGCCGAGGCGCGCCAGCGCGGCCTGGTGCAGGTCACCATCAATTCGCGGCTGGCGGATAACGTGGCGCTGGAGCAGCGCCTGATCGATCGCTACGGCCTGCAATCGGCCACCGTGCTGGTCACCGGCGACCCCGCCGATACCGAGGCGGCGGAGCGCCTGGGCCGCTGCGCGGCCGCGGCCGTGTCCGGATTTTTCCGCGACGGCATGACCATCGGCATCGCCTGGGGGGTGACCCTGAAGGCGCTGGCGAGGACGAGCCCGCTGATGGCGCTGCGCGACGTCGCGGTCGTCTCGATGCTGGGCTCGCTGTCGCGGCGCTCGTCGGTCGACACCTTCGAGGCCACCACCGACCTCGCCTCGCGGCTGAACGCCGAGTGCTACTACCTGCCCGGTCCGATCGTCTGCGACAGCGAGGCCGGGCGCGAGACCATCCTCAGCCAGCCGATGGTGCAGGAGGTCTATGCCAAGATCCTGTCCGCCGACCTCGCCATCGTCAGCGTCGGCGGCATGGACAGCGCCACCATCCGCCGCATGAACGTGGTCAGCGAAGAGGAATATGCCGACGTGATGCGCTCCGACGTCATCGGCAATTTCCTCGGCTTCTTCATCGACAGCAAGGCCCAGGTGATCGACCATCCGGTCAATCGCCGCGTGTTCGCGGTCCATCCGACCGAATATGTGCGCATCCCGCGCCGGGTGATGGTATCCGGCGGCCTGCCCAAGGTGCCGGCGATCCGTGCGCTGATGGTCGAAGGGTACCTGACCGACCTCGTCACCGACGAACAGACCGCCCGCGCGCTGCTTGCTGACTAG
- a CDS encoding homogentisate 1,2-dioxygenase, whose translation MRRQITVSRVEGRSSRQAHCDLPAGTFERELGREGFFGPSSMMYHTHPPTGWTGWEGPLRPRAFDLTRLAQAGASPWDAAAVLHNASVGMRFWRCATAMDHLVRNADGDELLFVHRGAGRLFCDYGHLEIGQGDYVVIPRATMWRLEPVAPLELLLVECTNAGYALPDKGLVGQHAIFDPAMLDAPAIDDAFRAQQGEVETRVVIKRGGQLSTVTYPFNPLDAVGWHGDLSVVRLNVRDIRPLASHRFHLPPSAHTTFVGNRFVVCTFVPRPFETDPAALKVPFFHNNDDYDEVIFYHDGDFFSRDNIRPGMVTFHPCGFTHGPHPKAVQRMYTQAKPMTDEYAVMIDARDALSVGEAAAGVELAGYAESWRSDGPVTAPPVPKAAE comes from the coding sequence ATGCGCAGGCAGATCACGGTGTCGCGTGTCGAGGGACGGTCGTCGCGGCAGGCCCATTGCGACCTGCCCGCCGGCACCTTCGAGCGCGAGTTGGGCCGCGAGGGCTTCTTCGGGCCGTCGAGCATGATGTACCACACCCACCCGCCGACGGGATGGACCGGGTGGGAAGGGCCGCTGCGCCCGCGCGCCTTCGACCTGACCCGGTTGGCCCAGGCCGGGGCCTCGCCCTGGGATGCGGCCGCCGTTCTGCACAACGCCTCTGTCGGCATGCGCTTCTGGCGCTGCGCCACGGCGATGGACCACCTGGTGCGCAACGCCGACGGCGACGAGCTGCTGTTCGTCCACCGCGGCGCCGGCCGGCTGTTCTGCGACTACGGGCATCTGGAGATCGGGCAGGGCGACTATGTGGTGATCCCGCGCGCGACCATGTGGCGACTGGAGCCGGTGGCGCCGCTGGAACTGCTGCTGGTCGAATGCACCAATGCCGGCTACGCGCTGCCCGACAAGGGCCTGGTCGGCCAGCATGCGATCTTCGACCCCGCGATGCTCGATGCGCCGGCGATCGACGACGCGTTCCGCGCCCAGCAGGGCGAGGTCGAGACCCGCGTCGTCATCAAGCGCGGCGGGCAGCTGTCGACGGTGACCTATCCGTTCAATCCGCTTGATGCGGTCGGCTGGCACGGCGACCTGTCGGTGGTGCGGCTGAACGTGCGCGACATCCGCCCGCTCGCCTCGCACCGTTTCCACCTGCCGCCGTCGGCGCACACCACCTTCGTCGGCAACCGCTTCGTCGTCTGCACCTTCGTGCCGCGCCCGTTCGAGACCGATCCGGCGGCGCTGAAGGTTCCGTTCTTCCACAACAACGACGACTATGACGAGGTGATCTTCTACCATGATGGCGACTTCTTCAGCCGCGACAACATCCGCCCCGGCATGGTCACCTTTCACCCCTGCGGCTTCACCCACGGCCCCCATCCCAAGGCGGTGCAGCGCATGTACACCCAGGCCAAGCCGATGACCGACGAATATGCCGTGATGATCGACGCCCGCGACGCGCTGTCGGTGGGCGAGGCGGCCGCCGGCGTGGAACTCGCCGGCTACGCCGAGAGCTGGCGCAGCGACGGCCCGGTGACCGCGCCGCCGGTGCCCAAGGCGGCGGAGTAG
- a CDS encoding PhnD/SsuA/transferrin family substrate-binding protein, whose product MYDWPEVRWATDALWDSLAQRLRDAGIAAPAALDRSRPPERVWRDPGLVFGQTCGYPLVTTLWRRVALIAIPRYGVEGCDGAAYSSMIVVRADDPAAALADLDGRTAAINDAASLSGMLALRAAVADLGPARPVFADVRRSGSHRASMAMVAAGEADVCAVDAVCWALAQRHEPAAAALRVIGRSPMMPALPFIAARATSPQRLAGIRAALVDVLGDGGLADVRRALFLEGCVVADADAYRPVVAMSRRAAAPMAPAARQTAAPHARR is encoded by the coding sequence ATGTATGACTGGCCCGAGGTGCGCTGGGCCACCGACGCGCTGTGGGACAGTCTCGCGCAGCGCCTGCGCGACGCCGGCATCGCCGCGCCCGCCGCGCTCGACCGCAGCCGCCCGCCGGAGCGGGTCTGGCGCGACCCCGGCCTGGTGTTCGGACAGACCTGCGGCTATCCGCTCGTCACCACGCTGTGGCGGCGGGTGGCGTTGATCGCGATCCCGCGCTATGGCGTCGAGGGCTGCGACGGCGCCGCCTATTCCAGCATGATCGTGGTGCGTGCCGACGATCCCGCCGCCGCGCTGGCGGACCTCGATGGGCGCACCGCGGCCATCAACGATGCCGCGTCGCTGTCCGGCATGCTGGCCTTGCGCGCCGCGGTCGCCGACCTGGGCCCGGCTCGGCCGGTGTTCGCGGACGTACGCCGCTCCGGCAGCCATCGGGCCTCGATGGCGATGGTCGCCGCGGGCGAGGCCGACGTCTGCGCCGTCGACGCGGTCTGCTGGGCGCTGGCGCAACGGCACGAGCCGGCGGCGGCGGCGCTTCGGGTCATCGGCCGGTCGCCGATGATGCCGGCGCTGCCCTTCATCGCCGCCCGCGCGACGTCGCCGCAGCGGCTTGCCGGCATCCGCGCCGCGCTGGTCGACGTGCTCGGCGACGGCGGCCTTGCGGACGTCCGCCGGGCCCTGTTCCTCGAAGGCTGCGTCGTGGCCGACGCCGATGCCTATCGCCCCGTTGTCGCGATGAGCCGCAGGGCTGCCGCGCCGATGGCGCCGGCCGCGCGGCAGACCGCTGCCCCGCACGCCCGCCGGTAG
- a CDS encoding iron-containing alcohol dehydrogenase, which translates to MSTAGSLGGVIDALVAGTWHHPRTGKPARIPIDNIVIAENLDGAEAELVLPLHRGQSLQVVADAVTWEVLGHRVHRALSGHGAIEPLIWAKPRCSDEGVAELRELSRGADALVAIGSGTVSDSVKYATFLDKRSYSVFPTSPMNAYTTPTASVSFGGFKRSVTCHAARGVFFDLSILAKSPPRLITAAFADVICRTTAQVDWLLQHLIHDTLYDDTAFELLAYDEDNLLDRADQYLTGDVAALAVLTRSAAIMGLGTSFTGTTHSGSMAEHMMSHYIDMFAGAGHPRSSHGEQVGVTTLTVSALQNRILGADAPPVLQPSTIPHDRLAQRYGRAMADEFARQAGAKALDAAKADALNRRWADGWAAFVAPLRAAMLPFARLWEPMTKAGAPRTAAELGLDVAFYRADIVDARFTRDRYSILDLAAESGQLEAFAATAQ; encoded by the coding sequence ATGAGCACGGCGGGCAGCCTGGGCGGCGTGATCGACGCGCTGGTCGCGGGCACCTGGCACCACCCGCGCACCGGCAAGCCGGCGCGGATTCCGATCGACAACATCGTCATCGCCGAGAACCTGGACGGCGCCGAGGCGGAGCTGGTGCTGCCGCTGCATCGCGGCCAGTCGCTGCAGGTGGTGGCTGACGCGGTCACCTGGGAGGTGCTGGGTCATCGCGTCCACCGGGCGCTGAGCGGCCACGGCGCGATCGAGCCGCTGATCTGGGCAAAGCCGCGGTGCAGCGACGAGGGCGTCGCAGAACTGCGCGAATTGAGCCGCGGCGCCGACGCGCTGGTTGCGATCGGCTCCGGCACCGTCAGCGACAGCGTCAAATACGCCACCTTCCTCGACAAGCGCAGCTACTCGGTGTTCCCGACCTCGCCGATGAACGCCTACACCACGCCGACCGCCTCGGTCTCGTTCGGCGGCTTCAAGCGGTCGGTGACCTGCCATGCCGCGCGCGGCGTGTTCTTCGACCTGTCGATCCTGGCCAAGAGCCCGCCGCGGCTGATCACCGCCGCCTTCGCCGACGTGATCTGCCGGACCACCGCCCAGGTCGACTGGCTGCTGCAGCACCTGATCCACGACACGCTGTACGACGACACCGCCTTCGAGTTGCTGGCCTATGACGAGGACAACCTGCTCGACCGCGCCGACCAGTATCTCACCGGCGACGTCGCGGCGCTGGCCGTGCTGACGCGCAGCGCCGCGATCATGGGGCTCGGCACCAGCTTCACCGGCACCACCCACAGCGGCAGCATGGCCGAGCACATGATGTCCCACTACATCGACATGTTCGCCGGCGCCGGCCATCCGCGAAGCTCGCACGGCGAGCAGGTCGGGGTGACCACGCTGACCGTCTCCGCGCTGCAGAACCGGATCCTCGGCGCCGACGCCCCACCGGTGCTGCAGCCTAGCACGATCCCGCACGACAGGCTGGCGCAGCGCTACGGCCGGGCGATGGCCGACGAGTTCGCCCGCCAGGCCGGCGCCAAGGCGCTGGACGCCGCCAAGGCCGACGCGCTGAACCGGCGCTGGGCCGACGGCTGGGCCGCGTTCGTCGCGCCGCTGCGCGCGGCGATGCTGCCGTTCGCGCGGCTGTGGGAGCCGATGACCAAGGCGGGCGCGCCGCGCACGGCCGCCGAGCTGGGGCTCGACGTCGCCTTCTACCGCGCCGACATCGTCGACGCGCGTTTCACCCGCGACCGCTATTCCATCCTCGATCTCGCCGCCGAGTCCGGCCAGCTCGAGGCCTTCGCGGCGACGGCGCAATAG
- a CDS encoding LysE family translocator: MPDLQTLIGFTLAALAMNLSPGPSNLYVMSRSIAQGAAAGAVAAGGLAAGSLVHVLAAAFGVSTIFRHAPDAFAVLKFAGAAYLIYLGIRHLLAMRRPVDAAPVVAARTRRRIFRESVTVEVLNPKTALFFLALLPQFVDPAAGPVAPQMLVLGLIVTLSAVPCDLAVAFAAGRAARLLSASALFQRLQQAISGTILIGLGVFVAVARRQA; this comes from the coding sequence ATGCCCGACCTGCAGACCCTGATCGGCTTCACCCTTGCGGCCCTGGCGATGAACCTGTCGCCGGGGCCGTCGAATCTCTACGTGATGTCGCGCAGCATCGCCCAGGGTGCGGCAGCCGGCGCCGTCGCCGCGGGCGGGCTGGCGGCCGGCAGCCTCGTCCATGTGCTGGCGGCGGCGTTCGGGGTGTCGACGATCTTCCGGCACGCGCCGGATGCCTTCGCGGTCCTCAAGTTCGCCGGGGCCGCCTATCTGATCTATCTCGGCATCCGCCACCTGCTGGCCATGCGGCGGCCGGTCGACGCCGCGCCCGTCGTCGCCGCGCGGACCCGCCGGCGCATCTTTCGCGAGAGCGTGACGGTCGAGGTGCTGAACCCGAAGACCGCCCTGTTCTTCCTCGCGCTGTTGCCGCAGTTCGTCGATCCGGCCGCCGGGCCGGTTGCGCCGCAGATGCTGGTCCTCGGCCTGATCGTCACCCTGTCTGCGGTCCCGTGCGACCTGGCCGTCGCCTTCGCCGCGGGTCGCGCCGCCCGCCTGCTGTCGGCCTCGGCGCTGTTCCAGCGGCTGCAGCAGGCGATCTCCGGCACGATCCTGATCGGCCTGGGCGTGTTCGTCGCGGTGGCGCGCCGGCAGGCCTGA
- a CDS encoding fumarylacetoacetate hydrolase family protein translates to MKLASLKAGGRDGLLVLVSRDLARAVEARAVRTLQGALDDWELIGPRLADEHAALEAGHAADSFAFEESLCAAPLPRAFQWADGSAYVNHVELVRRARGAEMPPSFWTDPLMYQGGSDSFLGPHEPIRMADEAWGIDLEAEVAVVTGDVPMGADLAATAGAIRLLMLVNDVSLRGLIPAELAKGFGFFQSKPSSAFSPVAVTPDELGAAWDGGRLHRRLLVSLNDAPFGCADAGTDMTFDFPTLIAHAARTRPLGAGTIVGSGTVSNRCDGGPGRPIAQGGDGYSCIAEQRTVETLEQGAPQTPFLRFGDRVRIEMVDDQGRSIFGAIDQRVERHDG, encoded by the coding sequence ATGAAGCTCGCATCGCTGAAGGCGGGCGGGCGCGACGGGCTGCTGGTCCTGGTCAGCCGCGACCTGGCCCGCGCGGTCGAGGCGCGGGCGGTGCGCACGCTGCAGGGGGCGCTCGACGACTGGGAGCTGATCGGGCCGCGCCTGGCCGACGAGCACGCGGCGCTGGAGGCCGGCCACGCCGCCGACAGCTTCGCCTTCGAGGAGAGCCTGTGCGCCGCACCGCTGCCGCGCGCGTTCCAGTGGGCCGACGGCTCGGCCTACGTCAACCACGTCGAGCTGGTGCGCCGCGCGCGCGGGGCGGAGATGCCGCCGTCGTTCTGGACCGACCCGCTGATGTACCAGGGCGGCTCCGACAGCTTTCTCGGCCCGCACGAGCCGATCCGCATGGCCGACGAAGCCTGGGGCATCGACCTGGAGGCGGAAGTAGCGGTGGTGACCGGCGACGTGCCGATGGGCGCGGACCTGGCGGCGACGGCCGGCGCGATCCGGCTGTTGATGCTGGTCAACGACGTCAGTCTGCGCGGGCTGATCCCGGCGGAACTGGCCAAGGGCTTCGGCTTCTTCCAGTCGAAGCCGTCCTCGGCCTTCTCGCCGGTGGCGGTGACGCCGGACGAACTCGGCGCGGCGTGGGACGGCGGCAGGCTGCACCGCCGCCTGCTGGTCTCGCTGAACGACGCGCCGTTCGGCTGCGCCGACGCCGGCACCGACATGACCTTCGACTTCCCGACCCTGATCGCCCACGCGGCCAGAACCCGGCCGCTGGGCGCCGGCACCATCGTCGGCTCCGGCACAGTCTCGAACAGGTGCGATGGCGGCCCGGGCCGGCCGATCGCACAGGGCGGCGACGGCTACAGCTGCATTGCCGAGCAGCGCACGGTCGAGACCCTGGAGCAGGGCGCGCCGCAGACGCCGTTCCTGCGCTTCGGCGACCGGGTGCGGATCGAGATGGTGGACGACCAGGGGCGCTCGATCTTCGGCGCCATCGACCAGAGAGTGGAGAGACACGATGGCTAA
- the maiA gene encoding maleylacetoacetate isomerase yields MTGGEAVLYDYWRSSASYRVRIALNLKGVAWRARPVDLLAGAHKQPDHLARQPQGLVPALAIDGHMLTQSLAIAEYLDETRPDPPLLPADPLGRQRVRALAHVVAMDIHPICNAGVANHVAALVGDGDATRAAWMQRFIGQGLAALEAMLADPATGRFCHGDVPTLADCCLVPQVYNARRWDVPVPARVAAIAAACEGIEAFAAAHPDRVRP; encoded by the coding sequence GTGACCGGCGGCGAAGCCGTCCTCTACGACTACTGGCGCTCTTCGGCCAGCTACCGCGTGCGCATCGCGCTGAACCTGAAGGGCGTGGCCTGGCGCGCGCGGCCGGTCGACCTGCTGGCCGGCGCGCACAAGCAGCCCGACCATCTGGCCCGCCAGCCGCAGGGCCTGGTGCCGGCCCTGGCGATCGACGGGCACATGCTGACCCAGTCGCTTGCCATCGCGGAATATCTCGACGAGACCAGGCCGGACCCGCCACTGCTGCCGGCCGACCCGCTCGGCCGCCAGCGCGTGCGCGCGCTGGCCCATGTCGTCGCCATGGACATCCACCCGATCTGCAACGCCGGCGTGGCCAACCACGTCGCCGCCCTGGTCGGCGACGGCGACGCAACCCGAGCAGCGTGGATGCAGCGATTCATCGGCCAGGGGCTCGCTGCCCTCGAGGCAATGCTTGCCGACCCCGCGACCGGCCGCTTCTGCCACGGGGACGTGCCGACGCTGGCCGATTGCTGCCTGGTGCCGCAGGTCTACAACGCCCGCCGCTGGGACGTGCCGGTGCCGGCCCGGGTCGCGGCCATCGCAGCGGCCTGCGAGGGTATCGAGGCCTTCGCCGCCGCCCATCCGGACCGGGTCAGACCTTAG
- a CDS encoding MarR family transcriptional regulator, whose translation MPDAPDAAFALDRFLPYRVNVLASRISRRLAAVYEQRFGISIPEWRVLAHLAANQKISVREIFERADMDKSKISRAAANLEGAGLIEKRSNASDRRLLEMSLTDEGRRLFAQIAPLALDYEAQLLDRLSAEERDAFDRALTKLNAALADPP comes from the coding sequence ATGCCCGACGCGCCCGACGCTGCCTTTGCCCTCGACCGCTTCCTGCCCTACCGGGTCAATGTCCTGGCCAGCCGGATCAGCCGGCGGCTCGCCGCCGTCTACGAGCAGCGCTTCGGCATCTCGATCCCGGAATGGCGCGTGCTGGCCCATCTGGCCGCCAACCAGAAGATCTCGGTGCGCGAGATTTTCGAACGCGCCGACATGGACAAGTCGAAGATCAGCCGCGCCGCTGCGAATTTGGAAGGCGCCGGCCTGATCGAGAAGCGGTCGAACGCATCCGACCGCCGGCTGCTGGAAATGTCGCTGACCGACGAAGGTCGCCGGCTGTTCGCCCAGATCGCGCCGCTGGCGCTGGACTACGAAGCCCAGCTGCTCGACCGGCTGAGCGCGGAGGAGCGGGACGCATTCGACCGGGCACTGACCAAGCTCAACGCCGCACTGGCCGACCCGCCGTGA